TGTTGACACGGTCCCAATTGGTCCAATCGAGGTTGAATTCGAAATTCCATTTCTCATTGGGCGTGTAGGCATAACCGAATACGATGGATTCGGGGAAAATCAGATCGGCGGTCGTGTCGACCGGCACATAGCCGGCGAAGAGTTCGTTCTGGATGAAGACCTTGGCCGTGCCGCTGTAGCTGATGTCGGTCTTGGCCTGGTAGTTTAGGCCGAAGGCATGCTGTTCATTCGGCTTCCACAGGACCGAGAGGGAATAGCCTGCGGCACGGTCGTCGCCGTTGAAACGCAGCCCGAAGGACTTCACATCAATCTCGGAGTCATCAAAGCTGGCGCCGGCTGCGACGGAGAGTGTGTCGCTTACCTGCCAGGCGAAGACCGCGTGGTATTTGACATAGGTGAGTTCGGCTTCGTAGGGCACCGCGCCGCCACCGAGGAGCGGGTTGGCAAAGGCGGCATCGCTGCCCCAGTCAGAGCCGAGGGCAAAGGGCGCGTAGCTGCCGAAGCCGATGGCCAAGGGGCGGTCTTCAAACTTATGGGCGACAAAGAAACTGGGGACCGGTTGAAACTCGTCATCCATCTTCTCTTTGCCGGAGGCGCCGTCGTACTCGTAGGCCAGCGAGATGGCAAAGGCCTGTGCCTGGAGTTCGGTGCCTTCCAGCTGGGTCAAGCCGGCCGCGTTGTAGAAGACCGCGGATGGGTTGTCGGCGGTGGCGGTAAAGGCGTTGCCACGGGCGGTGGCAAAGGAGTCCACAAATGCGATACGGGTGGCGGCGGCCTCCATTGCCTGGATAGCCAGGAAGCT
This window of the Coraliomargarita parva genome carries:
- a CDS encoding OmpP1/FadL family transporter, which produces MRQTTTLISLASSFLAIQAMEAAATRIAFVDSFATARGNAFTATADNPSAVFYNAAGLTQLEGTELQAQAFAISLAYEYDGASGKEKMDDEFQPVPSFFVAHKFEDRPLAIGFGSYAPFALGSDWGSDAAFANPLLGGGAVPYEAELTYVKYHAVFAWQVSDTLSVAAGASFDDSEIDVKSFGLRFNGDDRAAGYSLSVLWKPNEQHAFGLNYQAKTDISYSGTAKVFIQNELFAGYVPVDTTADLIFPESIVFGYAYTPNEKWNFEFNLDWTNWDRVNKLKLDDIPGAAYNLNWESSFIWELGATRFFDNGWHLSAGYTYVENAVPDQEFLPIVPDSDRHFFALGVGGEVGQFTWQLTYQYAIASDRSVDNAEVHPFGAVDGDWDLDSQAVAFSLNYSF